One genomic window of Elaeis guineensis isolate ETL-2024a chromosome 2, EG11, whole genome shotgun sequence includes the following:
- the LOC105039449 gene encoding protein WHAT'S THIS FACTOR 1 homolog, chloroplastic — MDPKLLLSSHRTFPPGPFPLSLAQPSSSRLYLHKPSVAPRAHLSFPLLSPQNSSFLGKNLVVHENKLGLGQKKKPLPFTRVKAVVKRRKEMPFDTVIERDKKLKLVLKIRNILIKQPDRIMNLRDLGRFRRDLGLTRKRRFIALLKRFPGVFEIVEEGVYSLRFRMTPEAERVYLEELRVRNEMEQLLVVKLRKLLMMSLNKRILIEKIAHLKTDLGLPVEFRNTICERYPQYFKVVSTDCGPALELTHWDPELAVSAAEMAEEENRIREIEERNLIIDRPPKFKRVKLPRGLNVSKGEMRRICQFRDMPYISPYSDFSELRSGTPEKEKHACGVVHEILSFTLEKRTLVDHLTHFREEFRFSQQLRGMLIRHPDMFYVSLKGDRDSVFLREAYRDSQLIEKDRLLLLKEKMRALVAIPRFPGRGARKSEVAGKDNVVVEGGGEESDEQLSDVDSFLNDELGSEFDEDDDDVDDDEDDWSDEDDDLPPDFDDGESLSFEEGKSQSRNISTKTQDKVLVPVFPDGRPRERW, encoded by the coding sequence ATGGACCCAAAACTGCTCCTTTCCTCGCATAGAACATTCCCTCCCGGCCCTTTCCCTCTCTCCCTCGCCCAGCCGTCTTCTTCTCGGTTATATCTCCACAAGCCATCCGTTGCCCCTAGAGCCCACCTCTCCTTTCCCCTCCTGTCACCTCAAAATTCCTCCTTTTTGGGTAAAAATCTTGTCGTTCATGAGAACAAGCTAGGATTAGGTCAGAAGAAGAAACCATTGCCCTTTACTCGTGTAAAAGCCGTCgtcaagagaagaaaggagaTGCCTTTTGATACTGTGATCGAACGGGACAAGAAGCTGAAGCTGGTTCTGAAGATCAGGAATATTCTTATCAAGCAGCCTGATAGGATAATGAATCTTAGAGACCTCGGCCGATTCAGGAGAGACCTTGGTCTCACCCGGAAGCGCCGGTTCATTGCGCTCTTGAAGCGTTTTCCCGGTGTTTTCGAGATTGTGGAGGAAGGTGTCTACTCGTTGAGGTTTAGAATGACGCCGGAAGCTGAAAGGGTTTATTTGGAGGAGTTGAGGGTGAGGAACGAGATGGAGCAGTTGCTTGTAGTGAAGTTGAGGAAACTGCTGATGATGTCACTCAATAAGCGGATTCTTATAGAGAAGATTGCTCATTTAAAAACTGATCTTGGCCTTCCAGTGGAATTCAGGAATACGATCTGTGAAAGGTACCCGCAGTACTTCAAGGTCGTGTCAACAGATTGTGGCCCAGCACTGGAGCTGACTCATTGGGATCCCGAGCTAGCAGTTTCAGCAGCAGAGATGGCTGAGGAAGAGAATAGGATCAGAGAAATTGAAGAGAGAAATTTGATCATCGATAGGCCTCCCAAGTTCAAAAGGGTAAAGCTTCCGAGGGGTTTGAATGTTTCAAAGGGAGAAATGAGGAGAATTTGTCAGTTTAGAGACATGCCTTATATATCCCCTTACTCTGATTTCTCAGAGTTGAGATCTGGTACCCCTGAGAAGGAAAAGCATGCATGTGGGGTGGTTCATGAGATATTGAGCTTCACCCTTGAGAAGAGGACATTGGTGGATCACCTCACGCATTTTAGGGAGGAGTTTCGATTCTCACAACAGCTGAGGGGGATGCTGATTAGGCACCCAGATATGTTCTATGTGTCACTTAAGGGGGACAGGGATTCGGTGTTCCTCCGTGAAGCTTATCGTGATTCTCAATTGATTGAGAAGGACAGGTTGTTGCTTCTGAAGGAAAAGATGCGGGCACTCGTTGCTATTCCACGATTCCCTGGGAGGGGAGCACGAAAGTCTGAAGTGGCTGGTAAAGATAATGTAGTGGTGGAAGGAGGTGGAGAGGAAAGTGATGAGCAATTGTCGGATGTGGATAGTTTCTTGAATGATGAACTAGGTAGTGAAtttgatgaggatgatgatgatgttgatgatgatgaagatgattggagtgatgaagatgatgatttgCCACCAGATTTTGATGATGGTGAAAGCCTAAGTTTTGAGGAAGGCAAATCACAATCACGTAATATCTCAACAAAGACACAAGACAAAGTTCTTGTTCCTGTATTTCCGGATGGAAGACCAAGAGAACGGTGGTGA
- the LOC105039443 gene encoding uncharacterized protein has protein sequence MPPRRRDRRNYPPPDRPSGSDHPGRDSWTRSRAASTPRFPSSASLLVFSLAFFLVVGSLTVYRGSRRRPVAATSPALSVYERGLVKRDVSFQEILTEHGRVSENKSGRHFPNPVLAYITPWNSRGYEIANLFNSKLTHLSPVWYELKSEGKTLVLEGRHNADIKWISEVRMNGHSLVLPRVVLEAFPAELLLKKKQWTKAIDVIITECKEMGYDGIVLESWSRWAAYGVLNDPDMRSMALQFIKQLGKALHSVSSMADAARHLELIYVISPPHSEKLGEYDFGPQDLQQLSDAIDGFSLMTYDFSGPHRPGPNAPLNWIRSSLHMLLGDSNSDAHGQARKIFLGINFYGNDFILSEGLGSGAITGRDYISLLEKHRPVLRWDDKSAEHFFIYSHDNVRHAVFYPSLMSISMRLDEAQDWGAGLSIWEIGQGLDYFFDLL, from the exons ATGCCGCCCAGGAGGCGAGACCGCCGGAACTACCCGCCTCCAGATCGGCCGTCTGGTTCCGATCACCCGGGCAGGGATTCTTGGACCCGAAGCCGCGCCGCCTCTACTCCCCGGTTCCCCTCGTCCGCTTCCCTCCTCGTCTTCTCCCTCGCCTTCTTCTTGGtcgttgggtccctcaccgtgtaCCGCGGCAGCCGCCGGCGACCGGTGGCTGCCACGTCGCCAGCCCTCTCGGTCTACGAGCGGGGCCTAGTCAAGCGCGACGTCTCCTTCCAAGAAATCCTCACC GAGCATGGAAGGGTTTCCGAGAACAAGTCTGGCCGCCACTTCCCGAATCCCGTGCTCGCATACATAACTCCCTG GAATTCCAGAGGCTATGAAATTGCAAACCTGTTCAATTCTAAGCTAACACATCTGTCACCTGTCTGGTATGAGCTGAAGAG TGAGGGGAAGACACTAGTTCTTGAAGGACGGCATAATGCTGACATCAAATGGATTTCTGAAGTTCGAATGAATGGACATTCTCTG GTTTTACCTAGAGTTGTTCTAGAAGCATTTCCTGCAGAGCTGCTCCTGAAGAAGAAGCAGTGGACTAAGGCAATTGATGTCATAATAACAGAGTGCAA GGAAATGGGGTATGACGGTATTGTGCTAGAATCCTGGTCAAGATGGGCGGCATATGGTGTACTGAATGATCCGGACATGCGTAGTATG GCACTACAATTCATCAAGCAGCTGGGAAAAGCGTTGCATTCAGTGAGCTCAATGGCAGATGCTGCTCGCCATTTGGAATTGATTTATGTCATTTCTCCTCCTCATTCAGAAAAGCTTGGTGAATATGATTTTGGGCCGCAAGATCTTCAGCAGCTTAGTGATGCCATAGATGGTTTCTCTCTCATGACTTATGACTTCTCAGGGCCTCATCGTCCTGGTCCAAATGCACCCTTGAACTGGATACGTTCTTCACTGCACATGCTTCTTGGTGATTCTAACTCTGATGCTCATGGCCAAGCTCGCAAAATCTTCCTAGGCATCAATTTTTATGGGAATGATTTCATACTCTCAGAAG GTTTAGGTAGTGGAGCTATCACTGGAAGGGACTACATTTCATTGCTGGAGAAGCACAGACCTGTGCTTCGGTGGGATGATAAAAGTGCTGAGCATTTTTTCATCTATTCACATGACAATGTGAGGCATGCTGTATTTTACCCATCGTTGATGTCGATTTCTATGCGGCTGGACGAAGCTCAAGACTGGGGTGCTGGCCTTTCAATTTGGGAAATCGGACAAGGCTTGGATTACTTTTTTGATCTTCTCTAG
- the LOC105039486 gene encoding probable WRKY transcription factor 54, translated as MENGTGSNQSLLVTELTQLQELARQLEVHLNQPGPNEFCKSLAAKMLSSIDKSICMAKISDSEGQQQQLAGTDSPHSATESPHSENSNQAFRDYDRKEMSKKRKTLPKWTSHIKVCPGEGVEGPLDDGYSWRKYGQKEILGAKHPRGYYRCTHRNTQGCPATKQVQRSDENPLVFDVTYHGSHTCLQRSQAVPRSASREQELKQNKPNSQEHSQQQDHNLLLTFQRGLKVITQGLDSEAQDQKSLSFSFPSTPVSAVKAENHIFSCPPTLDSGFMGSFSSSFLSQTTSESNYFSVSPCSMSNYGGGLNLQTAESDLTEIMSAATSATNSPLMDMDFMLEPLEFDPKFQLDVSSFFS; from the exons ATGGAGAATGGAACAGGAAGCAATCAAAGCCTGCTGGTTACTGAGCTGACTCAGCTTCAGGAGCTGGCGAGACAGCTGGAAGTGCATCTCAATCAGCCCGGTCCGAACGAATTCTGCAAATCTTTAGCAGCAAAGATGCTGTCTTCGATCGACAAGTCCATTTGTATGGCCAAAATTAGTGATTCAGAGGGCCAGCAGCAGCAGCTTGCTGGCACTGATTCCCCACACTCTGCCACCGAGAGCCCGCACAGTGAGAATTCCAATCAAGCCTTCAGGGATTATGACCGCAAAGAGATGTCCAAGAAGAG GAAGACACTGCCCAAGTGGACCAGCCACATCAAGGTGTGCCCAGGGGAAGGAGTTGAAGGGCCTTTGGACGATGGCTATAGCTGGAGGAAATATGGGCAGAAAGAAATACTTGGAGCCAAACATCCAAG AGGCTACTATAGGTGCACGCACCGCAACACTCAGGGCTGCCCAGCAACAAAACAGGTGCAGAGATCCGATGAGAACCCGCTGGTCTTCGATGTCACCTACCATGGGTCTCACACATGCCTCCAGAGGTCCCAAGCAGTCCCAAGATCAGCGTCCCGGGAACAAGAGCTGAAACAAAACAAACCTAATTCCCAGGAGCATTCTCAGCAGCAGGACCACAACCTGCTTCTAACCTTCCAAAGAGGCCTCAAAGTAATAACCCAAGGCTTGGACTCGGAAGCTCAGGACCAGAAATCATTATCCTTCTCCTTCCCTTCCACTCCAGTCAGTGCCGTAAAGGCTGAGAACCATATCTTTTCCTGCCCTCCAACACTGGATAGTGGCTTCATGGGCAGCTTCTCTTCATCATTCCTCTCGCAAACAACATCAGAGTCCAACTATTTCTCAGTATCCCCTTGCAGCATGAGTAACTATGGTGGGGGGCTCAATCTTCAGACAGCCGAGTCTGACCTCACCGAAATAATGTCGGCTGCAACCTCAGCCACCAATTCTCCTCTGATGGACATGGATTTCATGCTTGAACCGCTGGAGTTCGATCCAAAATTTCAACTTGATGTTTCCAGCTTCTTCTCATA
- the LOC105039457 gene encoding transcription factor TRY codes for MDKSRCQKHSRTTHCDAEEVSSMEWAFINLSEQEEDLVYRMYRLVGDRWTLIAGRIPGRKPEEIERFWIMRHDEGFAEKRLKKAS; via the exons ATGGATAAGTCTAGGTGTCAAAAACACTCCAGAACTACTCATTGTGACGCTGAAG AGGTTAGCAGCATGGAGTGGGCGTTCATCAACCTGTCAGAACAAGAAGAAGACCTCGTTTACAGAATGTATAGGCTAGTCGGTGACAG GTGGACTCTCATAGCAGGGCGGATCCCAGGCAGGAAACCTGAAGAAATAGAGAGGTTTTGGATAATGAGGCATGACGAAGGGTTTGCTGAGAAGAGGTTGAAGAAAGCAAGCTGA
- the LOC105039465 gene encoding RNA polymerase sigma factor sigE, chloroplastic/mitochondrial: MGVVIVPSSASQTPFGAGARFSARRSPAFRRPFFCLAFRTDRAAKCSAAAVSSEAVKPPQKPPKRAQATSVDAAPTATQDLDYNEVAAALENIYKLSPAEVSDVEETDQRGRRRRGRSRKRAKEGDGEEGNVVRNRKRRVRRLSLEKRIALRRRKDEEVEMVAARDERRDLDEDVGKLLREYSVSTDLASLDWKKMKIPPVLSSAEHNWLFELMQPMKAIFEVKHNLNKDLNREPTDAELAAAVNMTVPQLRRHIEVGRAARNKLIKHNLRLVLFVINKYYPEIASGQKFQDLCQAGVKGLITAIDRFEAKRGFRLSTYGLFWIRHSIIRSMTISSFTRVPFGIESVRQEIQKAKLELQFELGRVPKDEEIIDRVKISPERYYDVMKAAKPIFSLHARHAVTQEEFINGITDIDGVGGDKRRQRALLRLALDDVLDSLKPKESLVIRQRYGLDGKGDRTLGEIAGNLSISREMVRKHELKAFMKLKHPARVDYLRRYV, encoded by the exons ATGGGAGTTGTCATCGTCCCCAGCTCGGCCTCCCAGACTCCGTTCGGCGCCGGTGCCCGCTTCTCCGCCCGCCGATCGCCGGCTTTTCGGCGGCCCTTTTTCTGCCTCGCCTTCAGAACCGATCGGGCTGCCAAGTGCTCAGCCGCGGCCGTGTCGTCGGAGGCCGTAAAGCCGcctcagaagccaccaaagcgaGCTCAGGCCACCTCCGTCGACGCCGCCCCCACCGCTACACAGGACTTGGACTACAACGAGGTCGCCGCCGCGCTCGAGAACATCTACAAGCTCAGCCCGGCGGAGGTTTCCGATGTGGAGGAGACCGATCAGCGCGGAAGGCGGCGCCGTGGACGGTCGAGGAAAAGGGCAAAAGAGGGGGATGGGGAAGAGGGCAATGTGGTGAGGAATAGGAAGAGGAGGGTGAGGAGATTGAGTTTGGAGAAGAGGATAGCTTTGAGGAGGAGGAAGGATGAGGAGGTGGAGATGGTGGCCGCGCGGGATGAAAGGAGGGATCttgatgaggatgtggggaagctTTTGAGGGAGTACTCGGTATCGACAGATTTGGCGAGCTTGGATTGGAAAAAGATGAAGATTCCTCCCGTTCTTAGTTCTGCCGAGCATAATTGGCTGTTCGAGTTGATGCAGCCCATGAAA GCAATCTTTGAGGTGAAACATAACTTGAACAAGGATCTGAATAGAGAGCCCACCGATGCCGAGCTGGCCGCTGCAGTCAATATGACCGTGCCTCAATTAAGAAGACATATAGAAGTTGGTCGAGCTGCAAGGAACAAGCTAATCAAG CACAATCTTCGGCTAGTTTTATTTGTAATCAACAAGTATTATCCGGAGATTGCAAGTGGTCAGAAGTTCCAAGACCTCTGCCAAGCTGGGGTGAAGGGTCTCATTACAGCCATTGATCGATTTGAAGCAAAGCGCGGTTTCCGTTTATCCACATATGGTCTATTTTGGATCCGGCATTCTATAATACGTTCGATGACCATTTCAAGCTTTACACGAGTTCCCTTTGGGATTGAATCG GTCAGACAAGAGATCCAGAAAGCCAAATTAGAGTTGCAGTTTGAGCTTGGGAGAGTGCCAAAAGATGAAGAGATCATTGACAGAGTAAAAATTTCACCGGAGAGATATTATGATGTCATGAAGGCCGCAAAACCAATCTTTTCCCTTCATGCAAGGCATGCTGTAACACAAGAAGAATTTATTAATGGGATCACAGATATTGATGGCGTGGGAGGTGATAAACGTAGACAACGTGCACTTCTACGACTTGCTCTAGATGATGTG CTAGATTCACTGAAGCCGAAGGAGAGCTTGGTGATTAGACAGAGATATGGGCTTGATGGCAAAGGTGATAGGACATTGGGAGAGATTGCAGGAAACCTCAGTATTTCGAGGGAGATGGTCCGAAAGCATGAATTGAAGGCGTTTATGAAGCTCAAACATCCAGCTCGAGTTGACTATCTTCGCAGATATGTCTGA